The following proteins are encoded in a genomic region of Rubrobacter xylanophilus DSM 9941:
- a CDS encoding sulfatase family protein produces MRGAPDAPPNILYLHSHDTGRWVQPYGHAVPTPNIQKLAEEGVLFRQAFCAAPTCSGSRACLLTGQYAHSNGMVGLAHRGFSLKDYRHHIVHTLRRLGYWSALIGEQHISKKPEVIGYDEVFKIPTNHTDDVVPVTLELLSRDHGRPFFLSVGFFETHREFFRPSSPRKANYVLPPPNLPDAPETRLDMAAFCESARSLDRGVGAVLDALDAAGLAENTLVICTTDHGIAFPGCKATLYDRGLGVMLILRGPGGFSGGRASDALVSHIDIFPTVCDLVGIERPPWLQGESLLPLVRGEVEEVREAIFAEKTYHVAYEPQRCVRTRRWKYIRRFDDRSTPVLANTDDGPSKELLLRHGWAERPVPEEQLYDLLYDPNEACNLAGDPAHAPVLREMRARLERWMRSTQDPILRGPVPPPPGAELNLQDQLSPKDPTVRV; encoded by the coding sequence GTGAGGGGCGCCCCCGACGCGCCGCCCAACATCCTCTACCTCCACTCCCACGACACCGGGCGCTGGGTGCAGCCCTACGGGCACGCCGTACCCACCCCCAACATTCAGAAGCTCGCCGAGGAGGGGGTGCTCTTCAGGCAGGCCTTCTGCGCCGCCCCCACCTGCTCCGGGAGCCGGGCCTGCCTGCTCACCGGGCAGTACGCGCACTCCAACGGGATGGTCGGGCTCGCGCACCGGGGGTTCTCGCTCAAGGACTACCGGCACCACATCGTCCATACCCTGCGCCGCCTCGGTTACTGGTCGGCGCTCATCGGGGAGCAGCACATCTCCAAAAAGCCTGAGGTGATCGGCTACGACGAGGTCTTCAAGATCCCCACCAACCACACCGACGACGTGGTGCCCGTGACCCTCGAGCTCCTCTCCCGGGACCACGGGCGGCCCTTCTTTCTCTCCGTGGGCTTCTTCGAGACCCACCGGGAGTTCTTCCGTCCCAGCTCGCCCAGAAAGGCCAACTACGTCCTCCCGCCGCCCAACCTCCCGGACGCTCCGGAGACGCGGCTGGACATGGCCGCCTTCTGCGAGAGCGCCCGCTCGCTCGACCGGGGGGTGGGGGCGGTGCTGGACGCCCTCGACGCTGCCGGGCTCGCCGAGAACACGCTGGTGATCTGCACCACGGACCACGGGATCGCCTTCCCGGGCTGCAAGGCCACCCTCTACGACCGGGGGCTGGGGGTCATGCTGATCCTGCGCGGCCCCGGCGGCTTCTCCGGCGGCCGGGCGTCGGACGCGCTGGTCTCCCACATAGACATCTTCCCGACGGTCTGCGACCTCGTCGGGATAGAACGCCCCCCGTGGCTGCAGGGCGAGTCGCTGCTGCCGCTGGTGCGGGGGGAGGTGGAGGAGGTCCGGGAGGCCATCTTCGCCGAGAAGACCTACCACGTTGCTTACGAGCCCCAGCGCTGCGTCCGGACCCGGCGCTGGAAGTACATCCGGCGCTTTGACGACCGCTCGACCCCGGTGCTGGCGAACACCGACGACGGCCCGAGCAAGGAGCTTTTGCTGCGCCACGGCTGGGCGGAGCGCCCAGTCCCCGAGGAGCAGCTCTACGACCTCCTCTACGACCCGAACGAGGCGTGCAACCTGGCCGGCGACCCCGCCCACGCCCCCGTGCTGCGGGAGATGCGGGCGAGGCTCGAGCGTTGGATGCGCTCCACGCAGGACCCCATCCTGCGGGGACCCGTACCGCCCCCGCCCGGCGCGGAGCTCAACCTCCAGGACCAGCTCTCCCCCAAGGACCCCACCGTGCGGGTCTGA
- a CDS encoding sulfurtransferase, with translation MSEREIEAKGYAHPEVLVSTQWVAEHLDDTQNIRIVESDEDVLLYEVGHIPNAVKIDWVEELNDPLVRDYISAERFAELMSEKGISPETTVVFYGDKNNWWATYALWVFQLFGHERVKVMDGGRQKWEAEGRPMTKEVPSFARTRYPVPERDDSRIRAFKGEVERALERVGRGISLIDVRSPGEYRGELLHMPDYPQEGALRGGHIPGAANVPWARAVREDGTFKSAEELKEIYEGEAGLSAEDEEVIAYCRIGERSSHTWFVLKYLLGYENVKNYDGSWTEWGNAVRAPIER, from the coding sequence ATGAGCGAGCGGGAGATAGAGGCCAAGGGCTACGCGCACCCAGAGGTTCTGGTGAGCACGCAGTGGGTGGCGGAGCACCTCGACGACACGCAGAACATACGCATCGTCGAGAGCGACGAGGACGTGCTGTTGTATGAGGTTGGGCACATCCCAAACGCGGTGAAGATAGACTGGGTTGAGGAGCTCAACGACCCGCTGGTGCGCGACTACATCTCTGCTGAGCGCTTTGCCGAGCTCATGAGCGAGAAGGGGATCTCCCCCGAGACCACCGTTGTGTTCTATGGGGACAAGAACAACTGGTGGGCCACCTATGCTCTGTGGGTCTTTCAGCTCTTTGGGCACGAGCGGGTGAAGGTGATGGACGGGGGCAGGCAGAAGTGGGAGGCGGAGGGGCGTCCGATGACGAAGGAGGTGCCCTCCTTTGCGAGGACGCGCTATCCGGTGCCTGAGAGGGACGACTCGAGGATAAGGGCCTTCAAGGGGGAGGTTGAGCGGGCTCTGGAGAGGGTGGGGCGGGGCATCTCGCTCATAGACGTGCGCTCTCCTGGGGAGTACAGGGGGGAGCTTCTGCACATGCCCGACTACCCGCAGGAGGGGGCTTTGCGTGGGGGGCACATTCCTGGGGCGGCCAACGTGCCGTGGGCGAGGGCTGTGAGGGAGGATGGGACCTTCAAGAGCGCTGAGGAGCTCAAGGAGATCTACGAGGGGGAGGCTGGGCTCTCTGCCGAGGACGAGGAGGTCATAGCCTACTGCCGGATAGGGGAGCGCTCCTCGCACACCTGGTTTGTGCTCAAGTACCTGCTTGGTTACGAGAACGTGAAGAACTACGACGGTTCCTGGACCGAGTGGGGCAATGCCGTGAGGGCCCCCATAGAGCGGTAG
- a CDS encoding RrF2 family transcriptional regulator: MQVSARTDYALRAVAELARAGMEGSGPVKGEWISEVQKIPKKFMENILLDLKRAGIVRAQRGASGGYWLARPPGEISLAEIIRAVEGPLANVRGEWPENVAYEGAAEHLQEVWVAVRASLRSVLENVTLEDLVRGELPEAVTALTSDPDAWVHH; this comes from the coding sequence TTGCAGGTTTCCGCCAGAACGGACTACGCCCTGCGGGCGGTCGCGGAGCTGGCCCGGGCCGGGATGGAGGGCTCGGGGCCGGTGAAGGGGGAGTGGATCTCCGAGGTGCAGAAGATCCCCAAGAAGTTCATGGAGAACATACTGCTGGACCTGAAGCGGGCGGGGATAGTCCGGGCCCAGCGGGGGGCCTCAGGGGGCTACTGGCTCGCCCGGCCCCCCGGCGAGATCTCGCTGGCCGAGATCATCCGGGCCGTGGAGGGGCCGCTGGCGAACGTCCGGGGCGAGTGGCCGGAGAACGTGGCGTACGAGGGGGCGGCGGAGCACCTGCAGGAGGTGTGGGTGGCGGTCCGCGCCAGCCTGCGCTCGGTGCTGGAGAACGTGACCCTGGAGGATCTGGTGCGCGGCGAGCTGCCGGAGGCGGTCACCGCCCTGACCAGCGACCCGGACGCCTGGGTCCACCACTGA
- a CDS encoding OsmC family protein produces MTSIAEKIGELREQLERLERAQQDFSASTRLVEGLRTEAEIRGFELTVDEPRELGGTDAGPNPVELVLAALGTCQEIVYAVYAPRAGVELEGVEVDVEGTLDPRGFLGVSGEARPGFESVRYSVRIQSPSEPEKVRELVRLVEEHCPVLDIISNPVRTSGSAQLNGSPLA; encoded by the coding sequence GTGACGAGCATAGCGGAGAAGATAGGAGAGCTCAGGGAGCAGCTGGAGCGCCTCGAGCGCGCGCAGCAGGACTTCTCGGCCAGCACCCGGCTGGTGGAGGGCCTGCGGACCGAGGCGGAGATCCGGGGCTTCGAGCTCACGGTGGACGAGCCCCGCGAGCTCGGGGGCACCGACGCGGGGCCGAACCCCGTGGAGCTGGTGCTGGCGGCGCTCGGCACCTGCCAGGAGATAGTCTATGCCGTGTACGCGCCCCGGGCCGGGGTGGAGCTCGAGGGCGTCGAGGTGGACGTGGAGGGCACGCTCGACCCCAGGGGCTTTCTCGGCGTCTCCGGGGAGGCGCGGCCGGGCTTCGAGAGCGTGCGCTACAGCGTCCGGATACAGAGCCCCTCGGAGCCGGAGAAGGTCAGGGAGCTGGTCAGGCTCGTGGAGGAGCACTGCCCGGTGCTGGACATAATAAGCAACCCCGTCCGGACCTCCGGCAGCGCGCAGCTGAACGGCTCCCCCCTCGCCTGA
- a CDS encoding PucR family transcriptional regulator: MSLSAAEDLRRSRSGPYVCEVRGRGLDSLLDDPRLSGELSGFAGRLLEPLLEHDGRHGTRLTETFCLALALGSAEAAADRLFVHPNTVRYRLRRAQHLLGRDLSEPKERTALGLAAFVWLRDRDGRGASEKTVQRRPDKA, encoded by the coding sequence ATGTCCCTGTCCGCCGCGGAGGATCTGCGCCGGAGCCGCTCCGGGCCTTACGTCTGCGAGGTGCGGGGGCGCGGCCTGGACAGCCTCCTGGACGACCCCCGCCTCTCCGGCGAGCTCTCCGGGTTCGCCGGGCGCCTGCTCGAGCCCCTGCTGGAGCACGACGGCCGCCACGGCACCCGGCTTACGGAGACGTTCTGCCTGGCGCTCGCGCTGGGCTCGGCGGAGGCCGCCGCCGACCGCCTGTTCGTCCACCCGAACACCGTCCGCTACCGGCTGCGCCGGGCCCAGCATCTGTTGGGCCGGGACCTCTCGGAGCCCAAGGAGCGCACCGCCCTCGGCCTGGCGGCGTTCGTCTGGCTGCGCGACCGGGACGGGCGCGGGGCCTCAGAGAAGACGGTCCAGCGCCGCCCCGACAAAGCCTAG
- the cysC gene encoding adenylyl-sulfate kinase: MRFNQRERGFTLWFTGLSGAGKTTIAEIVEKELRERGRRVEVLDGDIVRTNLSKGLGFSREDRITNVLRIGFVANLLTRNGVAVIVSAISPYKEARDQVRRRIIDFIEVYVDAPLEVCAERDVKGLYKKAFEGEIQNFTGVSDPYEPPVAPELHIRTDQETPQESARRVIERLEYLGYLWDPEEAEDYHWSR; the protein is encoded by the coding sequence ATGAGGTTCAACCAGAGGGAGCGCGGCTTCACGCTGTGGTTCACCGGGCTCTCGGGGGCGGGCAAGACCACCATCGCCGAGATCGTGGAGAAGGAGCTCAGGGAGCGCGGCCGCAGGGTCGAGGTGCTCGACGGGGACATCGTGAGGACCAACCTCTCCAAGGGGCTCGGCTTCAGCCGGGAGGACAGGATCACCAACGTCCTGCGCATAGGCTTTGTGGCCAACCTCCTCACCCGCAACGGGGTGGCGGTGATCGTCTCGGCCATAAGCCCCTACAAAGAGGCCCGCGACCAGGTGCGGCGCAGGATCATCGACTTCATCGAGGTGTACGTGGACGCGCCGCTCGAGGTGTGCGCCGAGCGGGACGTCAAGGGCCTCTACAAGAAGGCCTTCGAGGGGGAGATACAGAACTTCACTGGCGTCTCAGACCCCTACGAGCCGCCCGTGGCCCCCGAGCTGCACATCCGCACCGACCAGGAGACCCCGCAGGAGAGCGCCCGGCGGGTCATCGAGCGCCTGGAGTACCTGGGCTACCTGTGGGACCCCGAGGAGGCCGAGGACTACCACTGGTCCCGCTAG
- a CDS encoding beta-class carbonic anhydrase: protein MSATDELLRNNARYAESFRAGGLPAPPALGVAVVACMDARLDVHKILGLKEGDAHVIRNAGGVITEDAIRSLVISQRLLGTREILLIHHTGCGMLNLREEEVKEDIRRETGIRPPFSLEAFEDLEEDVRESVARIKASPFIPHKESVRGFVYDVETGRLREVPAEARQGEEETP, encoded by the coding sequence GTGAGCGCGACGGACGAGCTGCTGCGCAACAACGCCCGCTACGCCGAGTCCTTCCGGGCGGGGGGGCTCCCCGCCCCTCCCGCCCTCGGGGTGGCCGTCGTGGCCTGCATGGACGCCCGGCTCGACGTGCACAAAATCCTCGGGCTCAAGGAGGGCGACGCGCACGTAATCCGCAACGCGGGGGGCGTCATCACGGAGGACGCCATCCGGTCGCTCGTGATCTCCCAGCGGCTCCTGGGCACCCGGGAGATCCTGCTCATCCACCACACCGGCTGCGGGATGCTGAACCTGCGCGAGGAGGAGGTGAAGGAGGACATCCGGCGGGAGACGGGCATCCGGCCGCCGTTCTCCCTCGAGGCCTTCGAAGACCTGGAGGAGGATGTGCGCGAGTCCGTGGCCCGGATAAAGGCCAGCCCCTTTATCCCGCACAAAGAGAGCGTGCGCGGCTTCGTCTACGACGTGGAGACCGGCAGGCTGCGGGAGGTGCCCGCAGAGGCGCGACAAGGAGAGGAGGAAACGCCGTGA
- a CDS encoding sulfite exporter TauE/SafE family protein, with protein sequence MRSLIVLALVGLAAQLVDGSLGMAYGVTSTTLLLAVGITPALASTVVHISEVGTTLASGVSHWRFGNVDWEKVGWLAVPGGVGAFVGAVVLSSFISAEAAEPIVAIFLFCLGGYVLARFAFDRRGRLIEARRVPRRLLSPLGLVAGFLDALGGGGWGPIGTSTLLSSRRMEPRKVVGTVDTSEFIVALSASAGFLVSLSFSEVPWSIVGALLAGGLVAAPIAAWIVRHLNARVLGTAVGGFILLTNANTFLGAIGAGEEVNLPVYGIILAVWAVALYFSIAALRRERRPVFES encoded by the coding sequence GTGAGGAGTTTGATCGTGTTGGCGCTGGTGGGCTTGGCGGCCCAGCTTGTGGACGGGTCGCTGGGGATGGCCTACGGGGTTACCTCCACGACGCTGCTTCTCGCCGTCGGGATCACGCCTGCTCTGGCCTCGACGGTGGTGCACATCTCCGAGGTGGGCACGACGCTGGCCTCGGGGGTCTCGCACTGGCGCTTCGGGAACGTGGACTGGGAGAAGGTAGGCTGGCTGGCGGTGCCCGGCGGCGTCGGGGCGTTCGTCGGGGCGGTGGTGCTCAGCTCCTTCATCTCGGCCGAGGCGGCCGAGCCCATCGTGGCGATCTTCCTGTTCTGCCTCGGCGGCTACGTGCTCGCGCGGTTCGCCTTCGACCGGAGGGGGCGCCTGATCGAGGCGCGCCGCGTGCCGCGCCGGCTCCTCTCCCCCCTCGGGCTCGTCGCCGGCTTTCTCGACGCCCTCGGCGGCGGGGGCTGGGGCCCGATCGGGACCTCCACCCTGCTCTCCTCGCGCCGGATGGAGCCGCGCAAGGTGGTCGGCACCGTGGACACCAGCGAGTTCATCGTCGCCCTCTCGGCCAGCGCGGGCTTCCTGGTCTCCCTGAGCTTCTCGGAGGTGCCGTGGAGCATCGTGGGGGCGCTGCTGGCCGGCGGGCTCGTCGCCGCCCCCATAGCCGCCTGGATCGTGCGGCACCTCAACGCCCGGGTGCTCGGCACCGCCGTGGGCGGCTTCATCCTCCTGACCAACGCCAACACCTTCCTCGGCGCCATCGGGGCCGGGGAGGAGGTCAACCTTCCGGTCTACGGCATCATCCTGGCGGTCTGGGCGGTGGCCCTCTACTTCTCCATAGCCGCCCTGCGCAGGGAGCGCCGGCCGGTCTTCGAGAGCTAG
- a CDS encoding 2-hydroxychromene-2-carboxylate isomerase: MARVEFYFDLVSPYSYLAHARVYDLCRERGAELVLRPVLLGAVHRLSGNTAPVEVPAKARYQHRDIHRWAVRYGVPLRFPDPFPFRTVTTMRAAVFLEERGQMERFVREAFRLYWAEGGAPAGLEEADERGPVAEAARRAGLDPGEVLEGASSPPAREALRRATSAAVERGVFGTPTFFVGEEMFWGNDRLGFVGAALDRLL; this comes from the coding sequence ATGGCGCGGGTTGAGTTTTATTTCGACCTGGTGAGCCCCTACTCCTACCTCGCCCACGCCCGGGTCTACGACCTCTGCCGGGAGCGCGGGGCGGAGCTGGTGCTGCGGCCGGTGCTGCTCGGGGCGGTGCACAGGCTCTCCGGGAACACCGCCCCCGTGGAGGTCCCGGCCAAGGCCCGCTACCAGCACAGGGACATACACCGCTGGGCCGTGCGCTACGGCGTGCCGCTGCGCTTCCCGGACCCCTTCCCCTTCCGCACCGTCACCACCATGCGCGCCGCCGTGTTCCTCGAGGAGCGGGGCCAGATGGAGCGCTTCGTCCGGGAGGCCTTCCGGCTCTACTGGGCCGAGGGCGGGGCTCCGGCGGGGCTCGAGGAGGCCGACGAGCGGGGGCCGGTCGCCGAGGCGGCCCGGCGGGCCGGGCTGGACCCTGGCGAGGTGCTGGAGGGGGCCTCCTCCCCGCCGGCGCGGGAGGCCCTCCGGAGGGCCACCTCCGCCGCCGTCGAGCGCGGGGTGTTCGGGACCCCGACCTTCTTCGTGGGGGAGGAGATGTTTTGGGGCAACGACCGGCTAGGCTTTGTCGGGGCGGCGCTGGACCGTCTTCTCTGA
- a CDS encoding sulfite oxidase, which produces MRTGLEDARGAREAAGGISKPLPGRLFVDHRGSGRPDPEDPTGDMGLNAEMRWEAMAREGYLTPVGLFFVRNHAPTPRVDPLRWRLRVEGPGVRRALELGYEDLLRMSGVSLVRALECAGNGRAFFAGERGRPAPGTQWRLGAVGVAEWTGVPLREVLLRAGLRREAREVMLEGLDACRMRRPLPLEKALEEDTLLAYGMNGEPLPPDHGYPLRAVVPGWAAVASVKWLGRIYVSDVPLLSPWNTARYVLTGGPFGEGRLPVGPQVPKSALELPWPARLPSGRHVITGRSWSPSAGIRHVKYSLDGRSWRPAQLFGPNIPRAWARWRFVWEASPGRYRIRVRATDAAGNTQPDKATPNELGYLYGAVVGHPVTVEP; this is translated from the coding sequence ATGCGGACTGGGCTGGAGGATGCGCGGGGAGCACGGGAGGCGGCTGGTGGCATCTCGAAGCCGCTGCCGGGACGGCTGTTCGTGGATCACAGGGGCTCCGGGCGGCCGGACCCCGAGGATCCCACGGGGGACATGGGGCTCAACGCGGAGATGCGCTGGGAGGCCATGGCGCGGGAGGGCTATCTCACGCCGGTCGGGCTCTTCTTCGTGCGGAACCACGCGCCGACGCCGCGCGTGGACCCGCTCCGGTGGCGTCTGCGGGTCGAGGGTCCGGGGGTACGGCGGGCGCTGGAGCTGGGGTATGAGGATCTTTTGCGGATGAGCGGCGTGTCCCTCGTACGAGCGCTGGAGTGCGCCGGGAACGGCAGGGCGTTCTTCGCCGGTGAGCGCGGGCGGCCGGCGCCCGGGACGCAGTGGAGGCTCGGGGCCGTGGGGGTCGCCGAGTGGACCGGGGTTCCGCTGCGGGAGGTGCTCCTCAGGGCCGGTCTCCGGCGGGAGGCCCGGGAGGTCATGCTGGAGGGCCTCGATGCCTGCCGGATGCGGCGCCCCCTGCCGCTGGAGAAGGCGCTGGAGGAGGACACCCTGCTGGCCTACGGCATGAACGGCGAGCCCCTCCCCCCGGACCACGGCTATCCGCTGCGCGCCGTCGTCCCCGGCTGGGCGGCGGTCGCCAGCGTCAAGTGGCTCGGCAGGATCTACGTCTCCGACGTCCCCCTGCTCTCCCCCTGGAACACCGCCAGGTACGTGCTGACGGGCGGTCCCTTCGGGGAGGGGCGGCTGCCCGTGGGCCCTCAGGTCCCCAAGAGCGCCCTGGAGCTGCCCTGGCCCGCCCGGCTGCCCTCCGGGAGGCACGTGATCACCGGCCGCTCCTGGTCCCCCTCGGCCGGCATCCGGCACGTGAAGTACAGCCTCGACGGGAGAAGCTGGCGCCCCGCCCAGCTCTTCGGCCCCAACATCCCCCGGGCGTGGGCCAGATGGCGCTTTGTGTGGGAGGCAAGCCCCGGGCGCTACAGAATACGCGTCCGCGCCACCGACGCCGCAGGCAACACCCAGCCCGACAAAGCCACCCCAAACGAACTCGGCTACCTCTACGGGGCCGTCGTCGGGCACCCGGTGACGGTGGAGCCGTGA
- a CDS encoding Stf0 family sulfotransferase — protein sequence MRERLDGRWGARPVLSYMICATPRSGSTLLCEGLRGTGIAGRPEEHFQMLQETGRPRRPGDYFQRSNDPDVWVLLDDPGFRDVFGEERRPANEPTWMEVWGVSRFEELLDRVVAEATTPNGVFGTKIMWAYFRDFVRLARRSRRAHGASPCEVPGAVFPNLRRYVWIRRRDTVRQAVSLWRALQTWRWRQDADDDPGERGERLRFSFAAIDHLRLRIDEHNAAWQRFFRRCGADPVEVVYEDLVRDYEGTIVRVVDEVGIPAPEGVRVLRPRMKRQSDGLSEEWVRRYAEIRGAVSAGGER from the coding sequence ATGCGGGAGAGGTTGGACGGCCGGTGGGGAGCACGGCCGGTGCTTTCGTACATGATCTGCGCGACGCCGCGCAGCGGGAGCACGCTGCTGTGCGAGGGGTTGAGGGGGACGGGGATCGCCGGGCGCCCCGAGGAGCACTTCCAGATGCTGCAGGAGACGGGCCGGCCGCGGCGACCCGGGGACTACTTCCAGCGCTCCAACGACCCTGACGTCTGGGTTCTGCTCGACGACCCCGGGTTTCGGGACGTCTTCGGGGAGGAGAGGCGCCCGGCCAACGAGCCGACCTGGATGGAGGTGTGGGGGGTCTCGCGGTTCGAGGAGCTTCTGGACCGGGTGGTTGCGGAGGCGACCACGCCCAACGGGGTCTTCGGTACCAAGATCATGTGGGCCTACTTCCGGGACTTCGTGCGCCTGGCGCGCAGGAGCCGCCGGGCGCACGGGGCATCGCCTTGCGAGGTGCCGGGGGCCGTCTTTCCCAACCTGCGGCGTTACGTCTGGATCCGGCGTCGGGACACCGTCCGGCAGGCGGTCTCGCTCTGGCGGGCCTTGCAGACCTGGCGGTGGCGCCAGGACGCCGACGACGACCCCGGCGAGAGGGGCGAGCGGCTGCGCTTCAGCTTCGCCGCCATAGACCACCTGAGGCTGCGGATAGACGAGCATAACGCGGCCTGGCAGCGCTTTTTCCGCAGGTGCGGCGCGGACCCGGTCGAGGTAGTCTACGAGGATCTCGTACGGGACTACGAGGGGACCATCGTGAGGGTGGTGGACGAGGTCGGCATCCCCGCCCCGGAGGGGGTGAGGGTCCTGCGGCCGCGCATGAAGCGGCAGTCCGACGGCCTCTCCGAGGAGTGGGTGCGCCGGTACGCGGAGATCCGGGGCGCCGTCTCGGCCGGGGGGGAGCGGTGA
- a CDS encoding tannase/feruloyl esterase family alpha/beta hydrolase, with protein MRIPCTRVLLAGLAAGLAAFVAAWAGGGAGAQLADEGQDTGSDSRSCRLQDARAEGLVPGAEVQDGDCLRDLTTAGTRRTGHTDPNDWEGLHASGTRNPSGVPGLQVDGYFPDGSATNTNNGWAHDAQFVIRFPNRWNGKLVITGAPGVREQYANDFIISDWVLARGYAFAATDKGNTGTAFYRDGRRPGDAVAEWHRRVEQLARAAKAAAERYYGRAPRRTYVTGISNGGYLARYALENTPGLYDGGVDWEGTLFRAQGPNLLTFLPPALRNYPEYRATGSEEARRAIIRAGFAPGSEFLWDYHYLVYWDLTQRIYREEFDPAYDGALQAGIPFCQEGTPNCDADYEYAERPRSVKEAVGRVSNTGRIGRPMITLHGDLDALLPVRVDSDVYRRLVERAGRAGIHRYIVVGRGNHVDGLYDRYPERLRPILPCYRAAFLALDRYVEGRGSLPRNGFLPRPESGDVVNRCDLGEVRVHRG; from the coding sequence TTGCGTATACCGTGTACGCGGGTCTTGCTTGCGGGGCTGGCTGCGGGGCTGGCCGCCTTCGTGGCGGCGTGGGCCGGTGGCGGGGCTGGTGCGCAGCTGGCGGACGAGGGGCAGGATACCGGGAGCGACAGCCGGAGCTGCCGGCTGCAGGACGCGCGGGCCGAGGGGCTCGTGCCGGGGGCCGAGGTCCAGGACGGGGACTGTCTGCGGGATCTCACGACCGCGGGCACCAGGAGGACCGGGCACACCGACCCGAACGACTGGGAGGGGCTGCACGCCTCCGGGACCCGCAACCCGTCCGGGGTGCCGGGGCTGCAGGTCGACGGCTACTTCCCCGACGGCTCGGCGACCAACACCAACAACGGCTGGGCGCACGACGCGCAGTTCGTGATCCGGTTCCCCAACCGGTGGAACGGGAAGCTCGTGATCACGGGTGCGCCCGGGGTCCGGGAGCAGTACGCCAACGACTTCATCATCAGCGACTGGGTGCTGGCCCGGGGCTACGCCTTCGCCGCCACCGACAAGGGGAACACGGGGACCGCCTTCTACCGGGACGGGAGGAGGCCCGGGGACGCGGTGGCCGAGTGGCACCGGCGGGTGGAGCAGCTCGCCCGGGCCGCCAAGGCGGCCGCAGAGCGGTACTACGGCCGGGCTCCCCGGCGCACCTACGTCACCGGCATCTCCAACGGTGGGTACCTCGCCCGCTACGCGCTCGAGAACACCCCCGGTCTCTACGATGGCGGGGTGGACTGGGAGGGGACCCTCTTCCGCGCCCAGGGGCCCAACCTCCTCACCTTCCTTCCCCCCGCCCTCAGAAACTACCCCGAGTACCGCGCCACCGGGAGCGAGGAGGCGCGAAGGGCCATCATCCGGGCCGGCTTCGCTCCGGGATCCGAGTTTCTGTGGGACTACCACTACCTCGTCTACTGGGACCTCACGCAGAGGATCTACCGGGAGGAGTTCGACCCGGCCTACGACGGGGCGCTTCAGGCCGGCATCCCCTTCTGTCAGGAGGGGACACCCAACTGCGACGCCGACTACGAGTACGCCGAGAGGCCCCGCAGCGTAAAGGAGGCGGTGGGGCGGGTCTCCAACACCGGCCGGATCGGGCGTCCCATGATCACGCTGCACGGCGACCTGGACGCCCTGCTCCCCGTAAGGGTCGACTCCGACGTCTACCGGCGGCTCGTCGAGCGGGCGGGGCGCGCCGGGATCCACCGCTACATCGTCGTCGGGAGGGGCAACCACGTGGACGGGCTCTACGACCGCTACCCGGAGCGGCTGCGGCCCATCCTGCCCTGCTACCGGGCCGCGTTTTTGGCCCTGGACCGCTACGTCGAAGGGCGGGGGAGCCTTCCCAGAAACGGCTTTCTCCCCAGGCCCGAGAGCGGGGACGTGGTCAACCGCTGCGACCTGGGAGAGGTGAGGGTCCACCGTGGGTGA